The following are encoded in a window of Qipengyuania soli genomic DNA:
- a CDS encoding thymidine kinase, producing the protein MAKLYFYYASMNAGKSSTLLQADFNYRERGMRTMLWTAKLDTRSEGMVRSRIGLEADSHRYVPETDLWAEVAAANRVQPIDCVLVDEAQFLTKAQVWQLARLSDEAGIPVVCYGLRTDFQGELFPGSAALLGIADKLVELKGVCHCGRKATMNLRVDADGKAVKAGEQTEIGGNDRYVALCRKHFVEALAG; encoded by the coding sequence ATGGCCAAGCTCTACTTCTACTACGCCAGCATGAATGCCGGTAAATCTTCGACCCTGTTGCAGGCGGATTTCAACTATCGCGAGCGAGGGATGCGAACCATGCTCTGGACTGCGAAGCTCGATACCAGAAGCGAGGGAATGGTCCGCAGTCGCATCGGGCTGGAAGCGGATTCGCACCGCTACGTTCCGGAAACCGACCTGTGGGCAGAGGTTGCCGCCGCGAACCGGGTCCAGCCTATCGACTGCGTGCTTGTGGATGAGGCGCAATTCCTTACCAAGGCGCAAGTCTGGCAGCTTGCACGGCTGTCGGACGAGGCAGGGATCCCCGTTGTGTGTTATGGCCTGAGAACTGATTTCCAGGGCGAGCTTTTTCCCGGTTCGGCGGCGCTGCTGGGAATTGCGGACAAGCTCGTCGAACTGAAAGGCGTGTGCCACTGCGGGCGGAAGGCGACGATGAACCTGCGTGTCGATGCCGATGGTAAGGCGGTGAAGGCCGGCGAGCAGACTGAAATCGGCGGTAACGACCGCTACGTAGCCCTGTGCCGCAAGCATTTCGTGGAAGCGCTGGCGGGTTAG
- a CDS encoding YceI family protein — MPVAALALGCLAAAPAAQRYSLQSDASDVSAKVAFFGLASKTAKFPKVSGTALLPAGDPSGMSLEVTLDARALEAPDKVTLSRLRGPKFFWVEKYPTVQFSGKGMAMTDERNGRVSGNLTARGITKPVTLDVAFDTPPSKARAGEALALTARTTIDRRDFGMTSYSLIVGRKVDIRIRTRMTPG; from the coding sequence ATGCCAGTCGCAGCCCTCGCCCTCGGTTGCCTCGCCGCAGCTCCTGCAGCACAGCGTTATTCGCTACAGAGCGATGCCAGCGATGTCTCTGCAAAGGTCGCGTTCTTCGGCCTCGCCAGCAAGACAGCCAAGTTTCCCAAGGTCAGCGGCACCGCCCTGCTGCCCGCAGGCGATCCGTCGGGTATGTCGCTCGAGGTAACGCTCGACGCTCGCGCGCTCGAAGCTCCAGACAAGGTGACCCTTTCGCGCCTCCGGGGGCCGAAATTCTTCTGGGTCGAGAAGTACCCGACCGTGCAGTTCAGCGGCAAGGGCATGGCGATGACCGACGAACGCAATGGACGCGTGTCCGGCAATCTCACCGCGCGCGGAATCACCAAGCCGGTGACACTGGACGTCGCATTCGACACGCCGCCCTCGAAGGCCAGGGCCGGCGAAGCGCTGGCGCTGACGGCAAGGACCACCATCGACCGCCGTGATTTCGGCATGACCTCCTATTCGCTGATCGTCGGCCGCAAGGTCGACATCAGGATCAGGACCCGGATGACACCGGGCTGA
- a CDS encoding GNAT family N-acetyltransferase gives MAGDWVLRPFRTGDMGTIAARQAILYEQENGWGTKLEAIILDIAARFLREFDPAKEQCWVAERDGRILGSVFMVKEPGEPETARLRLLYVEPEARGLGIGNALVAECTRFARESGYNRIVLWTHAVLESARRIYAAEGYRIIASETQEEFGRPEVSETWLLDLA, from the coding sequence TTGGCAGGCGACTGGGTGCTGCGGCCTTTCCGTACAGGCGACATGGGCACGATCGCCGCGCGGCAGGCGATCCTCTACGAACAGGAGAATGGCTGGGGGACGAAGCTGGAGGCGATCATTCTCGACATCGCTGCACGCTTCCTGCGCGAGTTCGACCCTGCGAAGGAGCAATGCTGGGTCGCAGAGCGTGACGGGCGCATCCTGGGATCGGTCTTCATGGTCAAGGAGCCCGGCGAACCGGAAACCGCGCGGTTGCGTCTCCTTTATGTCGAACCCGAGGCGAGGGGGCTGGGTATCGGCAATGCGCTGGTTGCCGAATGCACAAGGTTCGCGCGCGAGTCTGGCTACAATCGGATCGTGCTGTGGACCCATGCCGTGCTCGAAAGCGCACGCCGCATCTACGCCGCCGAGGGGTATCGGATCATCGCTTCGGAGACCCAGGAGGAATTCGGCAGGCCCGAAGTCAGCGAGACGTGGCTGCTCGACCTCGCCTAG
- a CDS encoding enoyl-CoA hydratase: MDYTRIACDRPRDGVARITLARPDKANAQDKAMLYQLDHALAQAARDDAVRCIVLAAEGEHFSSGHDLREDTSLSDHHPVTLWSGFDDAGQAGQMASEHEMYLGLCRRWRDLPKPVVVQVQGKCMAGGLMLVWPFDIVIASDDARFSDPTVAFGVNGVEYFAHVWELGHRKARELLFVGGEMTAEECRQLGMVNHVVPRARLEDFTLDMAARIARRPLIGLRLAKLACNQSLDAQGYSTALQAAMGWQQVGHANARLVHGMPVDPSGAETIRREAKGEG; encoded by the coding sequence GACCGGCCGCGCGATGGCGTGGCCCGGATCACGCTTGCCCGGCCCGACAAGGCGAATGCGCAGGACAAGGCGATGCTCTACCAGCTCGACCATGCGCTGGCGCAGGCTGCGCGCGACGATGCCGTGCGCTGCATCGTGCTTGCTGCGGAGGGGGAACACTTCTCCTCCGGTCACGATCTGCGCGAAGATACCTCGCTGTCGGATCATCATCCGGTAACCCTGTGGAGCGGGTTCGACGACGCGGGGCAGGCCGGGCAGATGGCTTCGGAGCACGAGATGTACCTCGGCCTGTGCCGTCGCTGGCGCGACCTGCCGAAGCCCGTGGTCGTTCAGGTCCAGGGCAAGTGCATGGCCGGCGGGCTGATGCTGGTCTGGCCCTTCGACATCGTCATCGCCAGCGACGATGCGCGCTTTTCCGATCCGACCGTGGCCTTCGGCGTCAACGGGGTGGAATATTTCGCGCACGTCTGGGAGCTCGGCCATCGCAAGGCGCGCGAGTTGCTTTTCGTGGGCGGGGAGATGACGGCGGAGGAGTGCCGCCAGCTCGGCATGGTCAATCACGTGGTCCCGCGCGCCAGGCTAGAGGATTTCACGCTCGACATGGCTGCTCGCATTGCGCGCCGCCCGCTCATCGGCCTGCGGCTCGCCAAGCTGGCCTGCAACCAGAGCCTCGATGCGCAAGGCTATTCCACCGCATTGCAGGCGGCGATGGGCTGGCAGCAGGTCGGTCATGCGAATGCGCGGCTGGTCCATGGAATGCCCGTCGACCCCAGCGGGGCCGAAACGATCCGGCGTGAAGCCAAGGGGGAGGGCTGA